In one Pseudanabaenaceae cyanobacterium SKYG29 genomic region, the following are encoded:
- the frr gene encoding ribosome recycling factor yields MKLDEIEARMQKCIEATQSNFNTVRTGRANAALLDRIMVEYYGTPTPLKSLASINTPDATTLLIQPFDRSTLNSIERAISESDLGLPPNNDGHSIRLNIPPLTAERRKELVKMVGKLAEEGKVAIRNVRRDAMDMVKKEEKNKTISEDEAKKLQEQVEKLTEKYIKKLEQIQADKEKEISSI; encoded by the coding sequence ATGAAGTTAGACGAAATAGAGGCAAGGATGCAAAAGTGTATTGAAGCCACCCAGAGTAATTTCAATACGGTGCGCACGGGACGGGCAAACGCAGCGCTCCTCGATCGGATTATGGTGGAATACTATGGTACTCCTACGCCCTTAAAGTCTCTAGCTAGTATCAACACACCGGATGCCACTACCTTGTTAATTCAGCCCTTTGATCGCAGCACCTTGAATTCAATCGAGCGAGCAATTAGTGAATCGGATTTAGGGTTGCCCCCCAACAACGATGGTCATAGTATTCGCTTGAACATTCCGCCTTTGACAGCAGAACGACGGAAGGAATTGGTGAAGATGGTGGGGAAATTAGCAGAGGAAGGAAAGGTAGCTATTCGGAATGTGCGCCGTGATGCCATGGACATGGTGAAGAAGGAAGAGAAAAACAAAACTATTTCCGAAGATGAAGCGAAAAAGCTCCAGGAACAGGTGGAAAAACTGACAGAAAAATACATCAAAAAGCTAGAGCAAATTCAAGCGGATAAAGAAAAAGAAATTTCCAGTATCTAA
- a CDS encoding Gfo/Idh/MocA family oxidoreductase, translating to MIGVGIVGTGFVANLRGELFAQYPDIKIVGYAGTPHRLSSLAEKFNCAVFPHSEDLINLPAVDLIVVANTNSDHYPIARLALESGKHVVVEYPPALTYHEGLALAELAQRHSKLLHIEHIELLGGVHQAMVTHLPQIGQVFFARYGTKSPQRPAPDKWTYYPDRYGFPLIGALSRLHRFTAVWGEVAQVSCQVRYRGEHLPQRYSYCYCDAQLIFRNGTIVNLHYSKGEYCWQAERSLEIHGERGGLFFQGDSGKLVNTEGEVTLTVAPSRGLFAIDTQQVIAHLLEGKPLYVQPSSSLYALQVAEACRLAAETDKIIDLV from the coding sequence ATGATCGGCGTTGGTATTGTCGGCACAGGCTTTGTTGCCAATTTGCGGGGAGAATTGTTTGCCCAGTATCCAGACATAAAAATCGTTGGTTATGCAGGCACTCCCCACCGTCTATCCAGCTTAGCGGAAAAGTTTAATTGTGCAGTTTTTCCCCACAGTGAAGACCTCATCAACCTACCAGCAGTAGACCTAATTGTCGTTGCTAATACTAATAGTGACCATTACCCCATAGCTAGACTGGCCCTAGAATCTGGCAAACATGTGGTAGTAGAATATCCACCTGCTCTGACCTACCATGAAGGGTTAGCTTTGGCGGAGCTAGCACAAAGGCACAGCAAACTATTGCATATTGAACACATTGAACTTTTAGGGGGTGTCCATCAAGCCATGGTGACACATTTGCCCCAGATCGGTCAGGTATTTTTTGCTCGCTATGGGACAAAATCTCCCCAGCGCCCTGCCCCTGATAAGTGGACCTATTACCCCGATCGCTATGGCTTTCCCCTGATTGGTGCTCTATCCCGCTTGCATCGATTTACAGCCGTTTGGGGTGAGGTAGCCCAGGTAAGCTGTCAGGTGCGTTATCGGGGTGAGCATTTACCCCAGAGGTACAGTTATTGCTACTGCGATGCCCAGTTAATTTTCCGTAACGGTACGATCGTTAACCTGCACTACAGCAAAGGCGAATACTGTTGGCAAGCAGAACGGAGTTTAGAAATTCACGGGGAGCGGGGGGGCTTATTCTTCCAGGGTGATAGTGGCAAGTTGGTCAATACTGAGGGGGAAGTTACACTGACGGTCGCTCCGAGTCGGGGTCTCTTTGCCATCGATACGCAACAGGTGATAGCCCATTTGTTAGAAGGAAAACCACTTTACGTCCAGCCCTCTAGTTCTCTCTATGCCCTCCAAGTCGCGGAAGCTTGCCGATTGGCAGCCGAGACTGACAAAATAATTGATTTAGTATAG
- a CDS encoding HEAT repeat domain-containing protein — translation MNDRFLRIYAMTEAEAITLLDKPKADLGVGDVRYVAAAHLVNFNTPESRSALMRAVARKDDDLDNRIVRRKAAESLGKLQAKEAIPLLVACLGETDRYLVENCVWALGEMQVQEEEILAKIASLLTAQDQSYRVILQTLRKLGYQPAVPQVRKFVDHPDPGIASAALSALAVLDGDLTNFARVLDFLWHSSPMVRRMAIQDIVDAQYISAIPAIACAPVSLVFRVRGIKLLAETNSLPKAQYQSYLEQCLIDHPSTLRLLHKYNDMPSLDRLVQDLYDTDFGKCYLATLTILQHYPDVAGARLVEEFYTGEARNDYGAHYHVVKLIGWLKYTPGYDVLMEALHNTQPQFQKSRSGAAISLGELGDKRAIPELKKYLNSPIWELQYCAEMALQRLNGG, via the coding sequence ATGAACGATCGGTTTCTACGCATTTACGCTATGACCGAGGCAGAGGCGATTACTCTCCTAGACAAGCCCAAAGCTGACCTGGGGGTAGGGGATGTGAGGTATGTAGCCGCTGCCCACTTGGTTAACTTTAACACGCCAGAATCCCGATCGGCGCTGATGCGGGCTGTAGCCAGAAAAGACGACGACTTAGATAACAGAATTGTGCGACGGAAAGCAGCGGAGAGCTTAGGCAAACTCCAGGCAAAAGAAGCGATTCCCTTGTTAGTGGCATGCCTAGGGGAGACCGATCGTTATTTAGTGGAAAACTGTGTGTGGGCATTGGGGGAAATGCAGGTCCAGGAGGAGGAAATTTTGGCTAAGATTGCCAGTTTATTGACCGCCCAAGACCAATCTTATCGCGTCATTTTGCAGACTTTACGGAAGCTAGGCTATCAGCCAGCCGTACCTCAAGTGAGAAAATTTGTTGACCATCCTGACCCAGGCATTGCCAGTGCGGCTTTGAGTGCTTTAGCAGTCTTAGATGGGGATTTAACCAATTTTGCCCGGGTACTAGATTTCCTGTGGCATAGTAGTCCCATGGTGCGGCGGATGGCTATTCAAGATATTGTCGATGCCCAATATATTTCTGCTATCCCTGCGATTGCTTGTGCACCTGTCTCTTTGGTTTTTCGTGTGCGGGGAATTAAACTCCTGGCAGAAACTAATTCCTTACCTAAGGCACAATATCAGTCTTACTTAGAGCAGTGTTTAATTGACCATCCCTCTACCCTCCGCTTACTACACAAATATAATGATATGCCGAGCCTCGATCGATTAGTCCAAGACCTCTACGACACGGATTTTGGCAAGTGTTACTTAGCTACTCTGACAATTTTGCAACACTATCCTGATGTAGCAGGGGCGCGCCTGGTAGAGGAATTTTATACAGGGGAGGCTCGCAATGACTATGGTGCTCATTACCATGTGGTCAAGCTAATTGGCTGGCTTAAGTATACCCCTGGTTACGATGTCTTGATGGAGGCATTACACAATACCCAACCGCAATTTCAAAAATCCCGATCGGGTGCTGCTATTAGCCTAGGCGAATTAGGGGATAAACGGGCAATACCTGAGCTAAAAAAATACCTAAATTCTCCTATTTGGGAGTTGCAATACTGTGCAGAAATGGCACTGCAGCGGTTAAATGGTGGATAA
- a CDS encoding aminotransferase class V-fold PLP-dependent enzyme, which translates to MADQQEAPILAILDRYFRQPPTAFYFPGHRGKGYDPFLSHLWGGGLWRSDVPELPGVEAAIEEAESLAADLVGAQRSWFLTNGATIGIQAMFLAFPGAKILVGRNCHRSTIGGMVLAGTVPVYLATELDTTGVDLGVSPSTLEVALQQHPDTQAVFLVSPNYYGVCGEVEQWVRLCHDQGIPLLLDSAHGAHLGFHPGFPPAPLSLGADLVVQSTHKTAVSLTQTAILHLKSDLIGGETIDRALSLLKSTSPSLPLLASIDSSRRLLATEGQFLLEKVLTWSEKLKARVDWLTSFDDPSRITAIPPTGTGFDLDQWLCHQSPPLIAELPTLQHLVFALTIGTEVEDIDRLITLLQEYPMPCRKITIPPYDFSSIQQPVLTPRQAYFAPKETVAPPAAIGRISGSIICPYPPGIPVILPGEIVEKETIAYLEAVVAAGGIIPGWEKGIEVLVGAE; encoded by the coding sequence ATGGCTGACCAACAGGAAGCTCCCATACTGGCGATTCTCGATCGTTATTTTAGACAGCCACCCACAGCTTTCTATTTCCCAGGGCATCGGGGTAAGGGGTATGACCCATTTTTATCCCATTTGTGGGGAGGAGGTCTATGGCGATCGGATGTGCCAGAATTACCAGGGGTAGAGGCAGCGATCGAGGAGGCGGAAAGTTTAGCGGCTGATTTGGTGGGGGCGCAGCGGTCATGGTTTCTCACCAATGGGGCAACGATCGGGATTCAGGCTATGTTCCTGGCTTTTCCTGGAGCAAAAATTTTGGTGGGGCGGAATTGTCACAGGTCAACTATTGGGGGGATGGTTTTGGCAGGCACTGTGCCTGTTTATTTAGCCACAGAACTTGATACCACAGGGGTAGATTTGGGTGTCAGTCCCAGCACTTTGGAGGTGGCTTTGCAGCAGCATCCTGACACTCAGGCAGTATTTCTAGTCAGTCCCAACTACTACGGGGTGTGTGGGGAGGTAGAGCAATGGGTAAGGTTGTGTCACGATCAGGGTATTCCCCTTCTCCTAGACAGTGCCCATGGTGCCCATTTGGGGTTTCATCCTGGGTTTCCCCCTGCTCCCCTCTCTCTAGGGGCTGATTTAGTGGTGCAATCCACCCATAAAACGGCTGTTTCTTTGACCCAGACTGCTATTTTGCATCTCAAAAGTGATTTGATTGGGGGAGAAACGATCGATCGGGCTTTGTCTTTGTTGAAAAGTACTAGTCCTAGTTTGCCCTTGTTAGCTTCTATTGACAGTAGTCGACGGTTGCTAGCAACAGAGGGGCAGTTTTTATTAGAAAAGGTGCTGACTTGGAGTGAAAAGTTAAAAGCCAGAGTGGATTGGTTGACAAGTTTCGATGACCCCAGTCGCATTACAGCAATTCCCCCTACAGGTACAGGCTTTGACCTCGATCAGTGGTTATGTCATCAATCACCTCCCCTCATTGCCGAATTGCCAACACTACAACATTTGGTATTTGCTTTAACAATTGGTACAGAGGTGGAAGACATCGATCGGTTAATTACTCTGCTGCAGGAATACCCTATGCCCTGCCGCAAAATTACTATTCCTCCCTATGACTTTTCTTCCATCCAGCAACCCGTCCTTACTCCCCGCCAAGCCTATTTTGCTCCCAAAGAAACCGTAGCACCTCCAGCCGCGATCGGTCGTATTAGTGGTAGTATAATTTGCCCCTATCCCCCTGGCATTCCTGTTATTTTACCGGGGGAAATAGTAGAGAAAGAAACTATTGCCTACTTAGAAGCAGTGGTGGCAGCGGGAGGCATTATCCCAGGGTGGGAAAAAGGCATAGAAGTCCTAGTTGGCGCGGAATAA
- the pflB gene encoding formate C-acetyltransferase, translated as MDRDTFDTEWRSEEVVELRPEWQGFKPHVWQKTIDVRDFIQHNYTPYTGDGTFLTGATDRTRQLWAQVQELMRQEREKGVLDADTALPSSITSHPPGYIDRELEQIVGLQTDKPLKRAIMPFGGIRMVKNALEAYGYQLDPKTEEIFTKYRKTHNDGVFDAYTTEMRNCRRSGIITGLPDAYGRGRIIGDYRRVALYGTALLMEDKKAQLRSLEVEVMDEATIRLREEISEQIKALYELQTMAQSYGFDISKPASNVREAFQWLYFGYLAAVKEQNGAAMSLGRVSTFLDIYCERDLAQGKITEAEIQELVDHFVMKLRMVRFLRTPDYNELFSGDPTWVTEAIGGVGEDGRPLVTKNSFRFLQTLYNLGPAPEPNLTVLWSEKLPPNFKQFCAQTSIATSSIQYENDDLMRPYYGDDYGIACCVSAMRIGKQMQFFGARVNLAKALLYAINGGRDEKSGEQVAPPIPPITSEVLDFEEVKERYEQVLAWLARTYINTLNVIHYMHDKYCYERIEMALHDRDVYRTMACGMAGLSVVADSLSAIKYAQVRPIRDERGIAVDFTVTGEYPTYGNNDDRVDELAVWLVQKMMSELRKHKTYRDAVPTQSILTITSNVVYGKKTGTTPDGRKAGQPFAPGANPMHGRDCCGAIASLASVAKLPYADSLDGISNTFSIVPPALGRTETDRVLNLVNMLDGYFHDGGHHLNVNVLQRETLLDAMEHPEKYPQLTIRVSGYAVNFIKLTREQQLDVISRTFHERC; from the coding sequence ATGGATAGAGATACGTTTGATACGGAATGGCGATCGGAGGAGGTAGTAGAACTAAGACCAGAATGGCAAGGCTTTAAGCCGCATGTGTGGCAGAAGACGATCGATGTGCGAGACTTTATTCAACACAACTACACGCCCTACACAGGGGATGGAACATTTCTAACAGGGGCAACCGATCGGACAAGGCAGCTATGGGCCCAGGTGCAGGAACTGATGCGCCAGGAGCGGGAAAAGGGAGTGCTAGATGCCGATACGGCTTTGCCTTCTTCTATTACTTCTCACCCCCCTGGGTATATTGACAGGGAACTGGAACAAATTGTGGGATTGCAGACCGATAAACCCCTCAAACGTGCCATCATGCCTTTTGGGGGAATTCGCATGGTCAAAAATGCCCTAGAGGCTTATGGCTATCAGCTTGATCCTAAAACGGAGGAAATTTTCACTAAATACCGCAAGACCCATAACGATGGGGTGTTCGATGCCTACACCACAGAAATGCGCAACTGCCGTCGATCGGGGATCATCACGGGCTTGCCGGATGCCTATGGACGGGGTCGCATCATCGGGGATTACCGCCGTGTAGCCCTCTATGGTACAGCCCTGCTGATGGAAGATAAAAAGGCACAACTGCGATCGTTGGAAGTGGAGGTGATGGATGAAGCCACGATTCGCCTGCGGGAGGAGATTTCCGAGCAGATCAAGGCACTCTATGAACTGCAAACCATGGCACAAAGCTACGGGTTTGACATCAGTAAACCAGCCAGTAACGTGCGGGAAGCCTTCCAGTGGTTGTATTTCGGCTATCTGGCAGCGGTAAAAGAACAAAACGGGGCAGCTATGTCCCTCGGTCGGGTATCCACTTTCTTGGACATTTACTGTGAACGGGATTTAGCCCAGGGCAAGATCACCGAGGCGGAAATTCAGGAATTGGTGGATCACTTTGTCATGAAGTTGCGGATGGTCAGATTCCTGCGCACGCCTGACTACAACGAATTGTTCTCCGGTGACCCCACCTGGGTAACAGAAGCGATCGGGGGAGTGGGGGAAGATGGCAGACCCCTAGTGACGAAGAACAGCTTCCGCTTTTTGCAGACGCTTTATAACCTGGGACCTGCGCCAGAGCCAAATTTGACAGTGTTGTGGTCGGAAAAATTGCCGCCGAATTTCAAACAGTTCTGTGCTCAAACTTCCATCGCTACCAGTTCCATTCAATACGAAAATGATGACTTGATGCGACCCTACTACGGCGATGATTACGGGATTGCCTGCTGTGTTTCGGCAATGCGGATCGGCAAACAGATGCAGTTCTTTGGCGCAAGGGTGAATTTGGCAAAAGCTCTCCTCTATGCCATCAATGGCGGTCGGGATGAAAAGAGTGGTGAGCAGGTCGCTCCTCCGATACCACCGATTACGAGCGAGGTGTTGGACTTTGAGGAAGTAAAAGAGCGTTATGAACAGGTCTTGGCGTGGTTAGCTCGCACTTACATCAACACTCTTAATGTCATCCACTACATGCACGACAAATACTGCTACGAACGGATTGAGATGGCATTACATGACCGCGATGTCTATCGCACTATGGCTTGTGGGATGGCGGGATTGTCGGTGGTGGCTGATTCTCTCTCGGCAATTAAGTATGCCCAAGTGCGACCGATTCGGGATGAGCGGGGCATTGCTGTCGATTTCACTGTGACAGGGGAATATCCCACCTACGGCAACAATGACGATCGGGTGGATGAGCTGGCAGTATGGCTAGTGCAGAAGATGATGTCGGAGTTGCGCAAACACAAGACCTACCGCGATGCTGTGCCTACTCAATCTATTCTGACGATTACTTCCAACGTGGTCTACGGCAAGAAGACGGGCACGACCCCCGATGGGCGTAAAGCTGGTCAACCCTTTGCCCCTGGCGCTAACCCCATGCATGGACGGGATTGCTGTGGTGCCATTGCTTCCCTGGCTTCGGTGGCTAAACTGCCCTATGCCGATAGCTTGGATGGCATTTCTAATACTTTTTCCATCGTGCCCCCTGCTTTGGGACGGACAGAAACCGATCGGGTGCTGAATTTAGTAAACATGCTGGATGGCTATTTCCATGATGGGGGGCATCACCTCAACGTCAATGTGTTGCAAAGGGAGACTCTCCTCGATGCTATGGAACATCCTGAGAAATACCCGCAGCTAACTATCCGCGTATCGGGCTATGCGGTAAACTTCATCAAACTCACCCGTGAGCAACAACTAGATGTCATCAGTCGCACTTTCCACGAACGCTGTTAG
- the pflA gene encoding pyruvate formate-lyase-activating protein, translating into MSSVALSTNAVRGRIHSYETMGTVDGPGIRFVVFTQGCPLRCLYCHNPDCRSIYGGREVTVAEVLAEIGKYRSYLQGGGVTVSGGEPLMQPEFTAALLQGCHALGLHTALDTSGYCPVAVAEPVLAHTDLVLLDIKSYDPELYQRVTHVSLEPTLAMARHLDRIGKPTWIRFVLVPGLTDPRSNVEGLADFVATLKNVERVEVLPFHKLGEYKWERLGLEYLLKDTPEPSPELVAATKAIFRDRGLFTP; encoded by the coding sequence ATGTCATCAGTCGCACTTTCCACGAACGCTGTTAGGGGCAGAATCCACTCCTACGAAACTATGGGCACGGTGGATGGTCCAGGAATTCGCTTTGTGGTGTTTACCCAGGGCTGTCCCCTCCGTTGCCTTTATTGTCATAACCCTGATTGTCGCAGTATCTACGGTGGGCGGGAGGTGACGGTAGCAGAGGTACTAGCAGAAATTGGCAAGTATCGTTCCTACTTGCAGGGGGGTGGGGTGACTGTCAGCGGGGGAGAACCTCTAATGCAACCAGAATTTACGGCGGCACTTTTGCAGGGGTGTCATGCCCTCGGCTTGCATACTGCCCTGGATACCTCTGGCTATTGTCCTGTGGCGGTGGCAGAGCCTGTTTTAGCCCATACTGACCTGGTGTTGTTGGATATTAAGTCCTATGACCCCGAACTTTATCAACGGGTGACCCATGTGTCCCTGGAGCCGACGTTGGCAATGGCTAGACACCTCGATCGGATAGGCAAACCCACCTGGATTCGTTTTGTGCTTGTCCCTGGTTTAACTGACCCCCGCTCTAATGTGGAAGGGTTGGCAGATTTTGTGGCTACGCTCAAAAATGTGGAACGAGTAGAGGTTTTACCTTTTCACAAGCTAGGGGAATACAAATGGGAGCGGCTGGGGTTGGAATATCTGCTCAAAGATACGCCTGAGCCTAGCCCAGAGTTGGTGGCAGCAACAAAGGCTATTTTCCGCGATCGGGGTTTGTTCACACCTTAG
- a CDS encoding tetratricopeptide repeat protein, producing MLSGKILGFFALLLYILVTVTPDIYWQNVVLTPHMIAYPFVVFWQGGLILMVVLFLLRLYPQGRPFYLFGNGIDRWILIVIAILFVNCVFAQFKPQAVWQGSIALAFITVAYALWQELKISQNPIGLLKFHALLQTIYIIESLLLWSSQKLLPQWQHIQLLNKGGIDRYFHPFRENLHNALPSGDSNYVAGYVVLALPLLWTLAITEKGFWQKLGLGGFVLGLLALFSTSSYVGLVGLTIMLLSFLFCLGKRSRLSWVSVLAVGVLLTIFVMANSYLRNLVVSPGNHREWFYRSVTNTVGWEIGESHWLIGAGIGSVPLLYQKFRPSWAINLAEMDFQVHSTPLQIWAELGIAGILLLLWLLFLLLRVNWRPQANARYNMWREGVTIGLVGYLGVAILDYQIDVLAISITLIIYLLVWLYWSDSRECIFVPRWRKAVSLSGWALLLGSIVWVVPIDWAWYLSSQAFADLRVYRTTEAETAFDQFQTKLSRALQLAPWESYYASQLGWNLGWKGWHGQDELETDRQLGIDYLQQAIKTNPYQEFNYHQLGWLLYKQGNVQSAEIAFRRAIELLPHRPALHFGLGLTLLRQGKDEAAIKAIVEECLFHPLFITSPLWRTQQLQGIYASVTDVLAQEYQAKKRDLNLAVLNWWLGKPQAVQELRSVKQPIATLLADVIEDRRDQLQQIIDQPKTATEKLISAWYNPQKRPNLIRQAWLQATEDAYSDRAELIIQSLTNRMNSSTNFDQFLRSPLPLFTPLNWKKPTVRTGFGVMSRHVDGPDPFDLFVVEKNAIFALFWSDLFRAN from the coding sequence ATGTTGTCGGGAAAAATCCTTGGCTTTTTTGCCCTGCTGCTCTACATTTTAGTTACTGTCACCCCCGATATTTACTGGCAGAATGTAGTGTTGACCCCCCACATGATTGCTTACCCCTTTGTTGTGTTTTGGCAGGGGGGACTGATTTTAATGGTTGTTTTATTCCTGCTCCGTCTGTATCCCCAGGGGCGACCCTTTTATCTATTTGGCAATGGCATCGATCGGTGGATTCTAATTGTAATTGCTATTTTATTTGTTAACTGTGTTTTTGCCCAATTCAAACCCCAGGCAGTATGGCAGGGCAGTATAGCTTTGGCATTTATTACAGTCGCTTATGCTCTGTGGCAGGAATTGAAAATTAGCCAGAATCCAATTGGTCTGTTGAAGTTTCACGCTCTCCTACAAACAATTTATATTATCGAAAGTTTGCTCCTCTGGTCAAGTCAAAAATTATTACCCCAATGGCAACATATACAACTCCTAAATAAGGGAGGTATCGATCGTTATTTCCATCCCTTTAGGGAAAACTTACACAATGCTTTACCCTCTGGTGATAGTAATTATGTAGCTGGTTACGTAGTATTAGCACTGCCGCTACTTTGGACTTTAGCAATTACAGAAAAGGGCTTCTGGCAAAAGCTAGGATTGGGGGGATTTGTTTTGGGTTTGCTAGCTTTGTTTAGTACCAGTTCCTATGTTGGTTTAGTGGGTTTAACTATCATGCTACTTAGTTTTCTATTCTGCCTAGGCAAACGATCCCGTCTTAGTTGGGTTAGTGTTTTGGCAGTGGGGGTACTGTTGACAATTTTTGTGATGGCTAACAGCTACTTGCGCAATTTAGTTGTATCCCCAGGCAATCATAGGGAATGGTTTTACCGATCGGTTACTAACACAGTAGGCTGGGAAATTGGTGAATCCCATTGGTTAATTGGTGCTGGGATAGGGTCAGTTCCTTTGCTGTATCAAAAATTTCGACCAAGTTGGGCAATTAATCTTGCTGAAATGGATTTTCAAGTGCACAGTACTCCCTTGCAAATTTGGGCGGAGCTAGGGATTGCGGGTATTTTACTATTGTTATGGCTATTATTTTTACTATTGCGAGTTAATTGGCGACCCCAGGCTAATGCCCGTTACAATATGTGGCGGGAGGGGGTAACAATTGGTTTAGTGGGCTATTTGGGTGTGGCGATTTTAGATTATCAGATCGATGTTTTAGCAATTAGTATAACCCTGATAATTTATTTGTTAGTTTGGTTATACTGGAGTGATAGTCGGGAATGTATTTTTGTGCCCCGTTGGCGCAAGGCTGTCTCTTTATCAGGTTGGGCATTATTGTTAGGCAGTATAGTTTGGGTTGTCCCGATAGACTGGGCTTGGTATTTATCTAGTCAAGCTTTTGCCGATTTACGGGTTTACCGCACTACGGAGGCAGAAACAGCCTTTGACCAATTTCAAACCAAGTTAAGCCGTGCTCTCCAACTAGCTCCTTGGGAAAGTTATTACGCTAGTCAATTGGGGTGGAATTTAGGTTGGAAGGGTTGGCATGGGCAAGATGAGCTAGAGACAGATAGGCAGTTAGGAATTGATTACTTACAGCAAGCTATAAAAACTAATCCCTACCAAGAGTTTAACTACCATCAGTTAGGCTGGTTACTCTACAAGCAAGGAAATGTACAATCGGCAGAAATAGCATTCCGTCGAGCCATAGAATTACTACCCCATCGACCCGCTTTGCATTTTGGTTTGGGATTGACTCTGTTGCGGCAGGGTAAAGATGAAGCCGCTATCAAGGCAATTGTGGAAGAATGTTTATTTCATCCCCTGTTTATTACTAGCCCCCTGTGGCGTACTCAACAACTGCAGGGTATTTATGCTTCTGTTACTGATGTGTTAGCGCAGGAGTACCAGGCAAAAAAACGGGACTTAAATTTAGCAGTACTAAATTGGTGGTTAGGTAAACCGCAGGCAGTGCAAGAATTACGATCGGTTAAACAACCAATTGCTACACTTCTAGCGGATGTAATCGAAGACCGCCGTGATCAGCTCCAACAAATTATTGACCAGCCTAAAACGGCAACTGAGAAACTCATCAGTGCCTGGTATAATCCACAAAAGCGACCAAATCTGATCCGCCAAGCTTGGCTACAGGCAACGGAGGATGCCTATTCCGATCGGGCGGAACTAATTATTCAATCTCTTACAAATAGAATGAATTCATCGACTAATTTTGATCAATTTCTCCGCTCCCCACTCCCACTTTTTACCCCCCTCAATTGGAAAAAGCCGACGGTCAGGACAGGATTTGGGGTGATGAGTCGTCATGTGGATGGTCCTGACCCCTTTGATTTATTTGTGGTGGAAAAGAATGCTATTTTTGCCCTTTTCTGGTCAGATTTATTCCGCGCCAACTAG
- a CDS encoding pseudouridine synthase, whose translation MVDKTIYHKLAQIKRRMQELAVSPVREEYNRLWSEFQREYQALVARHKQQKQDRLVLRQMLQQQGAETELAHLDRLSYLEKRERRDLRRSWQLILQPLAAEIRAIDKELQQLQDEYRQTVAQQQEKLLQEYLSLPEQMVEIVYQDRDIVVINKPPGLLSVPGLHCVDSAFTRLKRQLVTEHIYPVHRLDQATSGLLLFALNPQTQHQLAKNWHDRVYKIYEALIAKEITAEAGEINLPLGRIAPPRYGVVAQGKNSRTKFQVTDRGIPSRLILVPHTGRTHQLRVHCLAYFGCPIWGDTLYGCQQNAPRLYLHARELHFVHPRTGQGLELVQPTPF comes from the coding sequence ATGGTGGATAAAACTATCTATCACAAGCTTGCCCAAATAAAACGCCGTATGCAAGAGCTAGCTGTATCCCCTGTGCGTGAGGAATACAATCGATTGTGGTCAGAATTTCAGAGGGAATACCAAGCCCTAGTGGCTAGGCATAAACAACAAAAACAAGACCGGCTAGTTCTTAGACAGATGCTACAGCAGCAAGGAGCAGAAACAGAGTTAGCTCACCTCGATCGCCTCAGCTATTTGGAAAAACGGGAAAGACGAGATTTACGGCGCAGCTGGCAGCTAATACTGCAACCCTTAGCCGCAGAAATAAGAGCCATTGACAAAGAGCTACAACAACTGCAAGACGAATACAGACAAACAGTAGCACAACAGCAGGAAAAGCTCCTGCAGGAGTACCTCTCATTACCAGAGCAAATGGTAGAGATTGTCTATCAGGATAGGGACATAGTGGTAATCAACAAACCTCCTGGACTCCTATCTGTACCTGGACTCCATTGTGTGGATAGTGCCTTCACGCGCTTAAAACGTCAACTGGTCACAGAGCATATTTATCCCGTCCATCGTCTGGATCAAGCTACCTCTGGTCTGTTACTGTTTGCCTTAAATCCCCAAACACAACATCAGCTGGCGAAAAACTGGCACGATCGGGTGTATAAAATCTACGAAGCCCTCATAGCCAAAGAAATTACCGCAGAGGCAGGAGAAATTAACTTGCCCCTTGGCAGAATCGCTCCCCCCCGCTACGGTGTAGTAGCCCAAGGGAAAAACAGTCGCACTAAATTTCAGGTCACCGATCGGGGCATACCCAGCCGTTTGATTTTAGTTCCCCATACAGGACGTACCCACCAACTGCGTGTACATTGCCTTGCCTACTTTGGCTGTCCCATTTGGGGAGACACTCTCTATGGCTGTCAACAGAATGCCCCCCGCCTCTATCTCCATGCTAGAGAATTACACTTTGTTCACCCCCGTACTGGTCAGGGGCTAGAACTAGTACAGCCCACGCCTTTTTAG